A genomic window from Micromonospora violae includes:
- a CDS encoding DUF2630 family protein: MDDKTILNRITELVDEEHKLRAEAQAHESGTEGEASERLRALEESLDQCWDLLRRRRAARDTHGDPDAQGERPKPEVERYLQ, encoded by the coding sequence ATGGACGACAAGACCATCCTGAACCGGATCACCGAGCTGGTCGACGAGGAACACAAGCTGCGCGCCGAGGCCCAGGCCCACGAGTCGGGCACCGAGGGCGAGGCCAGCGAGCGACTGCGCGCCCTGGAAGAGTCCCTCGACCAGTGCTGGGACCTGCTGCGCCGCCGCCGGGCCGCCCGGGACACCCACGGCGACCCGGACGCCCAGGGCGAACGCCCCAAGCCCGAGGTGGAGCGCTACCTGCAGTAG
- a CDS encoding serine protein kinase RIO, with translation MRDYDLPALERRSRGKSRFDDDEPQFLKRGRPTAPLADPDSEPDPDTGDHWSSWDDAVHGPEPHPAWLVTELAAKDTELGVLKTGKEADVHLVRRAVPDTDRSCLLAVKRYRDPEHRLFHRDAGYLEGRRVRRSRENRAMAGRTAFGRQMIAGQWAAAEFAALTRLWEIGAGHDRIAVPYPVQLRGTELMLEFVGDAESGEAAPRLAQLRPDPAELRDLWAQLVEALRVLARAGYAHGDLSPYNLLVHQGRLVVIDLPQVVDVVANPQGPEFLARDVRVVGTWFAARGLPADQVDPGVLTGELLREAGVR, from the coding sequence GTGCGCGATTACGACCTTCCGGCGCTGGAGCGCCGGAGCCGCGGCAAGAGCCGCTTCGACGACGACGAACCGCAGTTTCTGAAGCGCGGGCGGCCCACCGCGCCGCTCGCCGACCCGGACAGCGAGCCCGACCCGGACACCGGTGACCACTGGTCGTCCTGGGACGACGCCGTGCACGGGCCAGAGCCGCATCCGGCCTGGCTGGTCACCGAGTTGGCGGCCAAGGACACCGAGCTGGGTGTGCTGAAGACCGGCAAGGAGGCGGACGTCCACCTGGTCCGCCGGGCGGTGCCCGACACCGACCGGTCCTGCCTGCTCGCGGTGAAACGCTACCGCGATCCCGAGCACCGGTTGTTCCACCGCGATGCCGGCTATCTGGAGGGCCGGAGGGTGCGCCGGTCCCGGGAGAACCGGGCGATGGCCGGCCGGACGGCGTTCGGCCGGCAGATGATCGCCGGGCAGTGGGCCGCCGCCGAGTTCGCCGCCCTGACCCGGCTCTGGGAGATCGGCGCCGGGCACGACCGGATCGCCGTGCCGTACCCGGTGCAGTTGCGGGGCACCGAGTTGATGCTGGAGTTCGTCGGTGACGCCGAGTCGGGGGAGGCGGCGCCCCGACTGGCCCAGCTGCGACCCGACCCGGCCGAGCTGCGTGACCTGTGGGCCCAGCTGGTGGAGGCGCTGCGGGTGCTGGCTCGGGCCGGCTACGCGCACGGCGACCTGTCGCCGTACAACCTGCTGGTGCACCAGGGCCGGCTGGTCGTGATCGACCTGCCGCAGGTGGTCGACGTGGTGGCGAACCCACAGGGGCCGGAGTTCCTGGCCCGCGATGTGCGGGTGGTCGGCACCTGGTTCGCGGCCCGGGGTCTCCCCGCCGACCAGGTCGATCCCGGCGTGTTGACCGGAGAGCTGCTGCGCGAGGCGGGCGTCCGCTGA
- a CDS encoding HAD family hydrolase, with product MPLLLLDLDNTLLDRAGPFRRWGERFLGSIGAPPTDIDWLVSIDADGLTDRWDLADAIRDRYELRIPSIDLVEELHDGVVEQTRLDPLTACALRIADDAGWVPVVVCNGTVRVEDAKIRRTGLDQYVADWVISEEAGVSKPNPRIFALAAQRVRMPLRGAWVVGDSPEADIGGAAAVGLPSVWLHRGRTWSDVRFAPSRTVDGLIAAVATVLAR from the coding sequence GTGCCACTGCTCCTGCTGGACCTGGACAACACCCTGCTGGACCGGGCCGGGCCGTTCCGCCGCTGGGGTGAGCGCTTCCTGGGCAGCATCGGCGCGCCCCCCACCGACATCGACTGGCTCGTCTCGATCGACGCTGACGGGCTGACCGACCGCTGGGACCTCGCCGACGCCATCCGGGACCGCTACGAGCTGCGCATCCCCTCGATCGACCTGGTGGAAGAGCTGCACGACGGGGTGGTGGAGCAGACCCGCCTCGACCCGCTGACCGCGTGCGCGCTGCGGATCGCCGACGACGCCGGCTGGGTGCCGGTGGTGGTCTGCAACGGCACCGTACGCGTCGAGGACGCCAAGATCCGCCGGACCGGGCTGGACCAGTACGTGGCGGACTGGGTGATCTCCGAGGAGGCCGGCGTCAGCAAGCCCAACCCGAGAATCTTCGCGCTCGCCGCCCAGCGGGTCCGGATGCCGCTACGGGGGGCGTGGGTGGTCGGCGACAGCCCGGAGGCGGACATCGGCGGCGCCGCGGCGGTGGGGCTGCCCAGCGTCTGGCTGCACCGAGGGCGTACCTGGTCGGACGTCCGGTTCGCGCCGAGCCGAACGGTGGACGGGTTGATCGCCGCGGTCGCCACAGTCCTCGCCCGCTGA
- a CDS encoding carbon-nitrogen hydrolase family protein, whose amino-acid sequence MTQPRSLPRSPLTVATVQATPTPGDVAGNAVTAADLVRQAGQRGARVAVLPELFLCAYHPPVLAADPAGTDVAADADGMVADPRLDPLRAAASEAGVTALVGAAVRHPDGRRTIAALVIDRAGGVRVGYDKQQLWGSERELFTPGGRGATLLIDDWRLGLGICYDGCFPEHGRAAALDGAHGYLCPSGYLAGSEHRRDLYYAARALDNTMFVVFANAVGGVDPWRFNGGAAIYDPEGRVLARGDDDGTAVLVATLDPAVLAATRAAHSMLVDRLSDQGDPRMSMAG is encoded by the coding sequence GTGACCCAGCCCCGCAGCCTGCCCCGCTCCCCGTTGACCGTAGCCACCGTCCAGGCCACCCCCACGCCGGGTGACGTCGCCGGCAACGCGGTCACCGCCGCCGACCTGGTCCGCCAGGCCGGCCAGCGGGGTGCCCGGGTGGCCGTCCTGCCAGAGTTGTTCCTCTGCGCGTACCACCCGCCGGTTCTCGCCGCCGACCCGGCCGGCACGGACGTCGCGGCCGATGCGGACGGGATGGTCGCGGATCCGCGGCTCGACCCGCTGCGCGCCGCCGCCAGCGAGGCCGGCGTCACCGCGCTGGTCGGCGCGGCCGTGCGGCACCCGGACGGCCGTCGGACCATCGCGGCGCTGGTGATCGACCGGGCCGGCGGGGTGCGGGTCGGCTACGACAAGCAGCAGTTGTGGGGGAGCGAGCGGGAGCTGTTCACCCCCGGCGGTCGGGGTGCCACGCTGCTCATCGACGACTGGCGGCTCGGGTTGGGCATCTGCTACGACGGCTGTTTCCCCGAGCATGGCCGGGCCGCCGCCCTCGACGGCGCACACGGCTACCTGTGCCCCAGCGGTTACCTGGCCGGCTCCGAGCACCGCCGGGATCTCTACTACGCCGCGCGGGCCCTGGACAACACGATGTTCGTGGTCTTCGCCAACGCGGTCGGCGGCGTCGACCCGTGGCGGTTCAACGGCGGCGCGGCCATCTACGACCCCGAGGGGCGGGTGCTGGCCCGCGGGGACGACGACGGCACGGCGGTGCTCGTGGCGACGCTGGATCCCGCCGTGCTCGCGGCCACCCGGGCGGCCCACTCGATGCTCGTCGATCGACTGTCGGACCAGGGCGACCCGCGGATGTCGATGGCTGGCTGA
- a CDS encoding TetR/AcrR family transcriptional regulator, whose amino-acid sequence MPRVSQDQLDARRQEILAAARACFARLGYEGATVRRLEEATGLSRGAIFHHFRDKDSLFLAVAEDDAAAMVETVARNGLVQVMRDLLARAVSPDTTGWLGSQLEVSRRLRTDPAFARRWAERSAAIAEATRDRLARQRDAGVLREDVPIDVLAQFLELAYDGLVLHLAMGRPAGDLGPVLDLVEEAVRRH is encoded by the coding sequence GTGCCCAGAGTAAGCCAGGACCAGCTCGACGCGCGCCGGCAGGAGATCCTCGCCGCGGCCCGGGCGTGTTTCGCCCGGCTCGGCTACGAGGGGGCGACCGTCCGCCGCCTCGAAGAGGCCACCGGCCTGTCCCGCGGCGCGATCTTCCACCACTTCCGCGACAAGGACTCGCTCTTCCTGGCTGTCGCCGAGGACGACGCCGCGGCCATGGTCGAGACGGTGGCCCGCAACGGTCTGGTGCAGGTGATGCGCGATCTGCTCGCCCGCGCCGTCTCCCCGGACACCACCGGCTGGCTGGGCAGCCAACTGGAGGTCTCCCGGCGGCTGCGCACCGACCCCGCGTTCGCGCGCCGGTGGGCCGAACGGTCCGCCGCGATCGCGGAGGCGACCCGGGACCGGCTGGCCCGCCAACGCGACGCCGGAGTGCTCCGCGAGGACGTACCGATCGACGTGCTGGCCCAGTTCCTGGAGCTGGCCTACGACGGCCTGGTGCTGCACCTGGCCATGGGCCGACCCGCCGGTGACCTGGGCCCGGTGCTCGATCTGGTCGAGGAGGCGGTCCGCCGCCACTGA
- a CDS encoding TIGR04222 domain-containing membrane protein, whose protein sequence is MIVHAASGDTWGIPGPTFLRYYLAAAVLVVVITAYHRVRLAVGSTASMTADPLGPQQVAYLNEGPQLAVHAALGGLRGSRAIGVRPDRRLTTAGAAPTGLTPLEQAIHWAAHQHARAGDLPRDERVRIALDQIRDGLEQRGLLTNDAQRARARFWATILAVLLGVGVFRLVSGLFNDQPVGYLLLTLVPLLIITLLLRRAPMLTRAGRAALRSVRRAHAHLAPASAPAYTTYGAAGAAMGVALFGTAALWALDPGFAAQAEIQRQAAASSGWSGGSDGSSGGGGDSSGGDGGSSCGGGGGCGGGGCGG, encoded by the coding sequence ATGATCGTCCACGCCGCGTCCGGTGACACCTGGGGCATCCCCGGCCCGACCTTCCTGCGGTACTACCTCGCGGCGGCCGTCCTGGTGGTGGTGATTACGGCGTACCACCGGGTCCGTCTCGCCGTCGGATCGACGGCATCCATGACCGCCGACCCACTCGGGCCGCAGCAGGTCGCCTACCTCAACGAGGGTCCTCAGCTGGCCGTACACGCCGCACTCGGCGGGCTGCGTGGCAGCCGTGCGATCGGTGTGCGACCGGACCGCCGGCTGACCACCGCCGGGGCCGCGCCGACCGGGCTCACCCCGCTGGAGCAGGCCATCCACTGGGCCGCGCACCAGCACGCCCGCGCCGGCGACCTGCCGCGCGACGAGCGCGTACGCATCGCGCTGGACCAGATCCGCGACGGCCTGGAGCAGCGGGGGCTGCTCACCAACGACGCACAGCGCGCCCGGGCCCGCTTCTGGGCCACGATCCTCGCCGTCCTGCTGGGCGTCGGTGTGTTCCGACTGGTCTCCGGCCTGTTCAACGATCAGCCGGTCGGTTACCTGCTGCTCACCCTGGTTCCGCTGCTGATCATCACGCTGCTGCTGCGCCGGGCGCCCATGCTCACCCGCGCCGGTCGGGCCGCCCTACGCTCCGTCCGCCGCGCGCACGCCCACCTCGCGCCGGCTTCCGCGCCCGCCTACACCACCTACGGAGCGGCCGGCGCGGCGATGGGCGTCGCCCTCTTTGGCACCGCCGCGCTCTGGGCGCTCGACCCGGGCTTCGCCGCACAGGCCGAGATTCAGCGCCAGGCCGCCGCCAGCAGCGGTTGGTCCGGCGGCTCCGACGGATCGTCCGGTGGCGGAGGCGACAGCTCCGGTGGAGACGGCGGCAGCTCCTGCGGCGGTGGCGGCGGGTGCGGCGGCGGAGGGTGCGGCGGATGA
- a CDS encoding DUF692 domain-containing protein — protein MTGPSGVGIGWRPEIAGFVAELPGLRFVEVVAEGIPASGPLPPGLTQLRERAVTVVPHGVRLSLGGAEPVDPARVAHLAAVAQRLDAPLVSEHIAFVRAGGLEAGHLLPLPRSREAVDAVCANVARAQAELPVPIALEPIAALVDWPDDELDEADFLTEILDRTGALLLLDVANVHANARNRGTDPLALLDRLPLERVAYAHVAGGAEHAGYYHDTHTDPVPTAVLDLVGALCARRRPPALLLERDGHYPPAAELRAELDALAAAAGFPAVT, from the coding sequence ATGACCGGCCCGTCCGGGGTCGGCATCGGCTGGCGACCGGAGATCGCCGGCTTCGTGGCCGAACTGCCCGGCCTGCGCTTCGTCGAGGTGGTGGCCGAGGGGATTCCCGCCTCCGGGCCACTCCCACCCGGCCTGACGCAGCTGCGGGAACGCGCGGTGACGGTCGTCCCGCACGGGGTGCGGCTCTCCCTCGGCGGCGCCGAGCCGGTCGACCCAGCCCGGGTCGCGCACCTGGCCGCGGTCGCGCAACGCCTGGACGCCCCGCTGGTCAGCGAGCACATCGCGTTCGTCCGGGCCGGCGGCCTGGAGGCCGGCCACCTGCTGCCGCTGCCGCGCAGCAGGGAAGCCGTCGACGCGGTCTGCGCCAACGTGGCACGGGCACAGGCCGAGCTTCCGGTGCCGATCGCGCTGGAACCGATCGCCGCGTTGGTCGACTGGCCCGACGACGAGCTGGACGAGGCCGACTTCCTCACCGAGATCCTCGACCGGACCGGGGCCCTGTTGCTGCTGGACGTGGCGAACGTGCACGCCAACGCCCGCAACCGGGGCACCGACCCGCTCGCGTTGCTGGACCGCCTGCCGTTGGAGCGCGTCGCGTACGCCCACGTGGCCGGCGGCGCGGAGCACGCCGGCTACTACCACGACACCCACACCGACCCGGTGCCGACGGCGGTGCTGGATCTGGTCGGCGCGCTCTGCGCCCGGCGGCGACCGCCGGCGCTGCTGCTGGAACGCGACGGCCACTACCCGCCGGCCGCCGAACTCCGCGCCGAACTGGACGCCCTGGCCGCCGCCGCGGGCTTCCCGGCCGTGACATGA
- a CDS encoding SDR family oxidoreductase: MDLGLTDRVYVLTGASRGLGYATAQCLVADGARVVLSARDADAVAAAAEQLGGPEHAVGLTGDLANPETPEQLVAAAQEHFGRLDGALISVGGPPPGNAAAVTDEQWRLSFETVFLGTIRAVRTVANALPEGGAIGLVLSTSARGPVPGLGISNGLRPGLVGAAKDIADDFGPRGVRVVGLLPGRIMTDRNRELFGATGDPERARAEAESTIPLRRVGDPAEFGRVAAFVLSPAASYLTGITLPVDGGALRGL, from the coding sequence ATGGATCTCGGACTGACCGACCGCGTGTACGTCCTCACCGGCGCCTCCCGCGGCCTGGGTTACGCGACCGCGCAGTGCCTGGTCGCCGACGGCGCGCGGGTGGTGCTCTCGGCCCGCGACGCGGATGCCGTGGCCGCCGCCGCCGAGCAGCTGGGTGGCCCGGAGCACGCCGTCGGGCTGACCGGCGACCTGGCCAACCCGGAGACCCCGGAGCAGCTCGTCGCCGCCGCGCAGGAGCATTTCGGCCGGCTCGACGGCGCGCTGATCTCGGTCGGCGGGCCACCGCCGGGCAACGCCGCAGCGGTCACCGACGAGCAGTGGCGGCTCTCCTTCGAGACCGTCTTCCTGGGCACCATCCGCGCGGTCCGCACGGTCGCCAACGCGCTGCCCGAGGGCGGCGCGATCGGGCTGGTGCTCTCCACCTCGGCCCGTGGCCCGGTGCCCGGTCTCGGCATCTCCAACGGTCTGCGGCCCGGCCTGGTCGGGGCCGCCAAGGACATCGCCGACGACTTCGGCCCGCGCGGGGTCCGGGTGGTCGGCCTGCTGCCCGGCCGGATCATGACCGATCGCAACCGGGAGCTGTTCGGAGCGACCGGCGACCCGGAGCGGGCCCGCGCCGAGGCGGAGTCCACCATCCCGCTGCGCCGCGTCGGCGACCCGGCCGAGTTCGGCCGGGTGGCCGCGTTCGTGCTCTCCCCCGCCGCCAGCTACCTCACCGGGATCACCCTGCCCGTCGACGGTGGCGCGCTGCGCGGGCTGTGA